In Thermococcus stetteri, the following proteins share a genomic window:
- a CDS encoding MBL fold metallo-hydrolase — translation MIEITFLGSGGGRFITITQFRSTGGFHIAASRNIYVDPGPGALVRSWRYKLDPRKLDAIFVSHRHVDHCNDLEVMVEAMTGGALKKRGILIASKSVVYGDEEHTPAISQYHINVLESVHISEPGSKISIGEEELLITPSKHSDPTTIGFRMRTALGDISYIPDTAYFDDLVRWHDGARVLIAAITRPRDMGIPYHLSTDDAVEMLKSMEKKPEVLVMSHIGMKMHFANPYKEAKYIENVTGVKTYVAKEGFRITVDKKEIAVRTLRPARFV, via the coding sequence TTGATAGAGATAACCTTCCTCGGTAGCGGCGGCGGCAGGTTCATCACCATAACGCAGTTCCGCTCCACCGGCGGTTTCCACATAGCGGCCAGCAGGAACATCTACGTTGACCCCGGGCCGGGAGCACTCGTGAGGAGCTGGCGGTACAAGCTCGACCCCAGGAAGCTCGACGCCATCTTCGTCTCCCACAGGCACGTCGACCACTGCAACGACCTTGAGGTCATGGTCGAGGCCATGACCGGCGGAGCTCTGAAGAAGAGAGGCATCCTGATAGCCTCGAAGAGTGTTGTCTACGGCGATGAGGAGCATACTCCAGCTATAAGCCAGTACCACATAAACGTCCTCGAGAGCGTGCACATCTCAGAGCCGGGAAGCAAGATCTCGATCGGAGAGGAAGAGCTACTGATAACACCGAGCAAGCACTCCGACCCGACAACGATAGGCTTCAGGATGAGGACGGCCCTCGGCGATATATCCTACATTCCCGACACTGCGTACTTCGACGACCTCGTCCGGTGGCACGATGGGGCGAGGGTTCTGATAGCGGCAATAACGCGGCCGAGGGACATGGGAATTCCCTATCACTTGAGCACCGACGACGCCGTTGAGATGCTCAAGAGCATGGAGAAGAAGCCGGAAGTCCTGGTGATGAGCCACATCGGGATGAAGATGCACTTCGCCAACCCCTACAAGGAAGCTAAGTACATCGAGAACGTCACCGGAGTCAAGACGTACGTCGCCAAGGAGGGTTTCAGGATAACTGTGGACAAAAAGGAAATAGCGGTAAGGACCCTGAGGCCAGCGAGGTTCGTCTGA